A section of the Papio anubis isolate 15944 chromosome 2, Panubis1.0, whole genome shotgun sequence genome encodes:
- the PRR23B gene encoding proline-rich protein 23B encodes MGSRPRSPRARPAPWWGQRPGGPCPAKRLRLEESAGPEPLVAPSLEDPGTPAMGALTSVVVLAAGCALRVPLDDVDLVLEPAPTSILRVSLGGHTLILIPEVLLSSVDERSGAQGDSSAGLEANVFLGALREDVVVELEFCASVPEIAAQEEAYEEEADPEFLELRMDSPTGSAAGLYPSARSMFSPYQEGPVPEPCALAPNPSLESVRPVFDPEFHLLEPVPSSPLQPLPPSPRVGSPGPHARPPLPERPQCKARRRLFQA; translated from the coding sequence ATGGGCAGCCGGCCCCGCAGCCCCAGAGCTCGCCCTGCGCCCTGGTGGGGACAGCGGCCAGGAGGACCCTGCCCTGCCAAGCGCCTCCGATTGGAGGAGTCCGCGGGCCCCGAACCTCTAGTGGCGCCCAGCCTGGAAGACCCGGGGACCCCGGCCATGGGCGCGCTCACCTCCGTAGTGGTCCTGGCCGCGGGCTGTGCCCTGCGTGTGCCCCTGGACGACGTCGACCTGGTGCTAGAGCCCGCACCAACGTCGATCCTGCGAGTGTCTCTCGGTGGACACACCCTCATCCTGATCCCCGAGGTCCTCCTGAGCTCCGTCGACGAACGCTCAGGAGCACAGGGCGACTCGTCTGCCGGCCTGGAAGCGAACGTTTTCCTGGGCGCTCTCAGGGAGGACGTCGTCGTCGAGCTGGAATTCTGTGCATCTGTCCCAGAGATCGCCGCCCAGGAAGAGGCCTACGAGGAGGAGGCGGACCCCGAGTTCCTGGAGCTCCGGATGGACTCCCCAACCGGCTCAGCCGCTGGGCTCTACCCCTCCGCTAGAAGTATGTTCAGCCCCTACCAGGAGGGCCCCGTGCCAGAACCCTGTGCTCTGGCCCCCAACCCCAGTTTGGAGAGCGTACGCCCCGTCTTCGACCCGGAATTCCACCTTCTGGAGCCTGTCCCCAGCTCACCTctccaacctctacctccctctCCGCGCGTGGGGAGTCCAGGTCCCCACGCTCGCCCGCCGCTACCAGAACGCCCTCAGTGCAAGGCCCGGAGACGCCTGTTCCAGGCATAA
- the LOC101006930 gene encoding proline-rich protein 23A yields the protein MGSRPRSPRARPAPWWGQRPGGPGPAKRLRLEEPAGPEPRVTPSLEDPVGIPAVGAVISVVVLATGCALRVPLDNVDLVLELPPTSILRVSLGGHTLILIPEVLLSSVDERSGAQGDSSAGLEVDVFLGALREDVIVEQEVFCASVPEIAAQEEAYEEEADPEFPELRMDSPTGSAAGLYPFASSVFSLYRESPVPGPCALAPNPSSERLSPRPIFDPEFHLLEPVSSSPLQTLPPSPRVGSPGPHARPPLPERPPCKACRRLFQE from the coding sequence ATGGGCAGCCGGCCCCGCAGCCCCAGAGCTCGCCCTGCGCCCTGGTGGGGACAGCGGCCAGGAGGACCCGGCCCTGCCAAACGTCTCCGACTGGAGGAGCCCGCGGGTCCCGAACCCCGCGTGACGCCCAGCCTGGAAGACCCGGTGGGGATCCCGGCCGTGGGCGCGGTCATCTCCGTGGTGGTCCTGGCCACAGGCTGTGCCCTGCGTGTGCCCCTGGACAACGTCGACCTGGTGCTGGAGCTCCCGCCGACATCGATCCTGCGAGTGTCTCTCGGTGGACACACCCTCATCCTGATCCCCGAGGTCCTCCTAAGCTCCGTCGACGAACGCTCAGGAGCACAGGGCGACTCGTCTGCCGGCCTGGAAGTGGACGTTTTCCTGGGCGCTCTCAGGGAGGACGTCATCGTCGAGCAGGAAGTCTTCTGCGCATCTGTCCCAGAGATCGCCGCCCAGGAAGAGGCCTACGAGGAGGAGGCGGACCCCGAGTTCCCGGAGCTCCGGATGGACTCCCCAACCGGCTCAGCCGCTGGGCTCTACCCCTTCGCTAGTAGTGTGTTCAGTCTCTACCGGGAGAGCCCCGTTCCAGGGCCCTGTGCTCTGGCCCCCAACCCCAGTTCAGAGAGACTCTCTCCACGCCCCATCTTCGACCCAGAATTCCACCTTCTGGAGCCTGTCTCCAGCTCACCTCTCCAAACTCTACCTCCCTCTCCGCGCGTGGGGAGTCCAGGTCCCCACGCGCGCCCACCTCTCCCGGAACGCCCTCCGTGCAAGGCCTGCAGACGACTGTTCCAGGAATGA